A stretch of the Ischnura elegans chromosome 5, ioIscEleg1.1, whole genome shotgun sequence genome encodes the following:
- the LOC124158635 gene encoding ubiquitin-like-conjugating enzyme ATG10 has protein sequence MQDGEMEWNEFIALMEDFLDLSERTGDIWSLHGRKEEVGGAYLVRKVRQCGEPFSPNVHLDAYDLEESCMEDEEDSSSRASKDVHCNEASDQFWEHHVVYSASYRVPVIYFNAWRSSGELLSLEEIWHEVHRSFAEVGDSIGPDMWELVSQQEHPVLGKPFFVLHPCRTAKFLASLGSLSCGNLLVPWLSSLGPLVKLNLCPSYAREK, from the coding sequence ATGCAGGATGGAGAGATGGAATGGAACGAATTTATTGCATTAATGGAAGATTTCCTTGATCTCTCAGAAAGAACTGGTGACATTTGGTCTTTACATGGACGTAAGGAGGAAGTAGGAGGAGCATATTTAGTTCGTAAAGTGAGACAATGCGGTGAACCGTTCTCACCAAATGTCCATTTGGATGCTTATGATTTGGAGGAGTCGTGTATGGAGGATGAAGAGGATAGTAGCTCTAGGGCATCGAAAGATGTCCACTGTAATGAAGCGTCAGATCAATTCTGGGAACATCATGTAGTCTACAGTGCCAGCTACAGGGTGCCTGTCATTTATTTCAACGCATGGAGGAGTTCGGGCGAGTTGCTATCCCTGGAAGAAATTTGGCATGAAGTTCACCGGTCATTCGCCGAAGTGGGGGACTCAATAGGGCCAGACATGTGGGAGTTGGTTAGCCAACAGGAGCACCCCGTCTTAGGGAAGCCATTTTTCGTGCTCCACCCCTGTCGGACAGCCAAGTTTTTGGCCTCCTTGGGTTCATTGTCCTGTGGAAATTTGCTTGTGCCTTGGCTGAGCTCTCTCGGCCCTCTGGTGAAACTAAATCTTTGTCCTTCGTATGCCCGAGAGAAGTGA